The Melitaea cinxia chromosome Z, ilMelCinx1.1, whole genome shotgun sequence genomic interval CCATCAAAACTATGGAAACAATGTAAATGGGTCAATCAACTTTTAAGTGTATATCAatgacaaattttaattttttaattgtatttgaaaattttcatattttaacatttttgctgtagataattatttatattttaaggattCACATAGAGCAGAAcagatttatttacataaaatagtaaattgGACTCCGAAAGCCACATAACTCTAGTTAAGATAGGCCCTTGGACAACTAACTAAATAGACTTCTTAACTGTTTGAAATTCGGTCAAATTGTAAACCGTCACTTATTCTCACTTAATATAGGATGGATTGCAATTTATCTCCCATAAATAAATTACGCgactattaatttataagttacCACCAATAACATTGTCTCCTGGACAACGACAAACTTTGAATTTAACGAACtattcatttaatttgtaaaataataatttatacgagATATTTAACACTCTATCAATTCACTTTTAATTGTTACAttcatatttgaaaattttgtaaacattactgtttttttttaagtaaaaatgacGATTATAGTTCTTTAGGAGACAGGGACAAAATGGTTGTCCAGTAGACATATGCGGTTGTCAATAGGACATTCTCGGGAGTTCAAAGGAGATACTAGGATTGAaaccgctttttatttatttatactatatgaCAATACAgttgtttttttgtaaataataagtcTCGtcgaagtttttttattttctcccTCTAATCTTCTCAATCTCTCTCTTTTTCGAAGACACGGCACGACTAGGAGGTGGTTGAAGTTGATCTTCGAGATTTATTTCTTGCAGAATGGAAGGAAAGCTTGGAGTCGTATTCTTAATTATATTCCTAACAGCTTTTTGGCGATTACTTTGTGACTGTTTTCGCAGCTTTCATGTAATTCTGCAGTTTTCTGCAGTTACTTTCTGGCGACATActtgaaattagttttttattcttatggtagttttccattttttttttctctttcgcTCAGCCAATTTCTCCGGGTCTGCTTTAAGGTTTTCTCTATAGCGtcatgatttttcttttttcgtcaaatccattatctaaaaataataacaaaaataatttagaatagaaaactattagatataacaaaaatgtgtgtgtgtaatttatattaaacaataatataatgctCTAGCCCCTTGTAAAAGGATCTTAAGTGACTAATTATTGAAAGAAAAAGTATTGCTTTATGCTGATTCTATCATTATTGTCCTACGGACAACCAAAATGTCCCACAGACAACGGTTTTGGTTGTCCAAGTGACTGGTTGTCCGAGTGACATTTATCAGTCTTTGCGCTTCCtggtaataaataatgatattttgaaTAAGGTCTTACGCGCAGtgaaaaaaatagattaaatagaatatatttcaGTTCAATTTACTACGATATATCAAATACTTACGTTTTTATGCTTGTTGTCCGGTAGACACACAAACAAGCCACGCACTTTCTCATAACGCATTCGGCCAAATAACGTCGCGGCaaagataaaatcaaaatagtgGCTGGATGAGTGTTGTCACCAAATCGATCGACTTGTTCTCAATGCACTGATCTTCATCTATATTTTGCTTTCGGAACTTTTTTAATGTTGTCCGGTGGAAGCAAACAAAAATCTATATGCTAGCATCATGGTAACATTGTAATGAATAATTATGTACAAGCGTAAGTAATTGccatatagtatttttttgtataaagtaaTGTTTCATTGTACTAAGCTACTGGgggacaaacaaaaaaacactaCATCCGATGTTTTGTCACCTGCACAACCATTAAAATTCCAGTTTAAaagtgattttattaaaataatttacacgtATGTTtcttaataacatattaaatgcGACATATGCCAACAAACCACTTAATTTTCTTTAGAACTGCAATTATTGGTCAGGGAGAAAACATAGTACTCACGGGacaaataaatttgattgaccCAAATATGATGGCTAATTATTGCTGGTCACTAAAACGTGATATTACTGATGACATTAACAAAACAATCACACCGAGACGTAATTTTCTAGCAGAACATAAAAGATGTCACTCAAAATACTCCTGTAGTAATGATtgtatttgatatatattttttataaacgttaattatgttttttaatatttttttcttagaatTTCAAAACAGACTTTTGATTTTTTACTTTTGCAGAAAAACCTGATGTGATACAGAATAAATGTAGGTATTTCAGAGTCCAAAACACCCAAAATAAGTGATATTTCacacttaaataaaaacaatataccaaAAAAGATGTTGTTATTTAAGATTATAAAACATTATCCTATGACTCGTAGAAGCAAGACTAATAACCACAAACACTCAAGAAACCTAGTGttgttatttttgattataaatatatagaacgAATTTGTCTATGTATGTAGCAAGAGCACTAGCAACATTCACAGTATTTTACGTTTAAGTAACAggctaatattttgtaaataaccATTTCATATAACTGCTGAATTTGATATAGTCATCCACACACATTGCTTCATAATTATAGCACTAGTGAGTAAAACCACTGATTGATAGCAAATAACTATTAGACAGAACATATCTAGATCTGAACCCACGACGATGTTTGTTTGagcaaaaataatatacttacatTAGTGCTTACTAAAATAGAAAAATCGACAATAACATAATCTTAAACCTTTTAAGATCTATACAACACACAGTATAGCAGTCATGAAAAACTTGTAAGCAGTTCAGTATAAAAacttaattgtaaattataatcaatAGTTTTCTTTAAAATACCTTAAGATAACACCAGCCACATCGAGTGTATTCTGCCATATACTTTGTAGGAAATCCATTAATAAGATGTTCAGCAATTTTTTGAGCCCAATTACGCCTTTCTGAAGCACTTGAACAACTAAACAAAATCTTCCTTGGAGTATTACGAATACTATTAGAGATGGTGAGTTCAAAACAGTAAGAGTTGCTTGTTGTACTgtaaaacaacaaattatattcatatatatatatatatatatatatatatatatatatatatatattagaatatacaTAACTACAAATGTTAAAACTGAATTGAATTACCTGGAGGAAAGTGGTAAAACAATCTGCACACAATAAATATTGTCCAAAAAGTATGTTTCTTTGATAGTTGAAGTGGTTGGATCTGTATAGCAAGTTAATTTTTGATCTGACAGGACACAGTATCGgctttgtgtatttttaaataaatcttccaCTACACCAGACACCACTTTGTTTAAAACTCCACTGTAATATGGCACAGGCAATTTATTTAAAGGTGGTCGTTGTACCACTTCAACTTTCTGTACAGCTTGCTTGGATGACTTGTACAACACATtatctaattttaatatatatgaaaactTCTGCATCATGGAATTTGGAGCTTTCAATTCATTTTCTGTGGGCACTTCTGTTTCAGAATCATACCAATTAGTACTCTTTTCATGGTCTGCTGTAGTTGAAGATCCTGTTCTTGATAAAGCTTCTTCTGGCAAAAGACTATCAAATCTTTCTGGAGGTGTGGGTGGATTAAAATAATCACTTTCCCCAAAATCATACTCAACTTCTTCACTTCCATTGTCCGTTGATACGATTGTACCATAAGTATCTCCTATTAAAAATGACTCTAAAAGAAGTAATTCATTGCTAGTTCCTTCGTATTTTTGTGTAGAACTAGTACTGTTTGTTAGAGGGTCAAATTCATAAATTGTACTCTTACTAGGTCTTGGAGTTACTTTAGTTATTGTCTTGGAAGAACTAGGTGATGGATGAGGAAGTGTCCAGTTTTCATATAATGAATTTTGTCTCATTACTTCAATAGCAATTTCTGTCTTTTTCCGTCTTTCCGGCATCTCTGGTGCTGACCTAACACTAATAAAACTATTAGCTCTTGAAGGTTTTGGAGTGTCATATGTACCATCATTTATATCGTTCAAACTAGCATCAGTGAATTCACTTTCCTTGCTCTCATGTGAAAAATTACTTACTGTATCCGCATTGGAATCAGAATTGCTAGAAAACAGCGACAGGTCATCAAGATGAGAAGAGTTCAGTTGCAGTggaatgattttattttgacctgggttatcatcatcatttctaTACCTTTTCTGTTCTAACAGAGGAGAGTGAAATTGAATATTGTCAAAAAAACTCACATCAACAGCAGGCATAGATGTACATCTTTGGTTGTCCACATATTCGTTGTTATCAGTTTTTTTAGACATACGCAGTTTTAAGCCAGCTGTTTTTGTGCCCTCTATAACGGATTTTGTAACAGAATCTCGCACTGCCCTTGACGTATTTATCGTTTTTTCCAACGTGCCTTTAGCAAATTTAGATCCATCAAATAgtgatttttcaaatttttcgtTCGCAGTTTTAGCTGAACTGCTAACTTTGTTTGCAACGTCTTCTGTTATTTGTTTAGACACGGAACTGAGTGAACGTAGTATATTCGTAGCTGAGACTCTATCATGATTTACCGGTGCCTTTGTTCGAGGTAGTGGTACtggtttttttaaatcattattagACAGAAATGCGCTCCGAGGCTTAGGGACAGGCGGCGTATCCATGAGGATTCTTactatacttttaataaatgtataatattttatataagaaacaatAACAAACTAATAACAcacttcacaaaaaaaaataacttactaaAATGAGTCACATATTAGGGAACATTTCACTTTGACCTAATTTTAGTATTTGAGTTTATCAATTTCTTgaacataaacaaataaaaaaatctaacgaaaaatattaactgcaaaaataagaaaaaaaaaaaacaagacgaAACCTATTGTCTTAAAGCAGAGTCAAAAGAAAGATCAAATCGGTCTTTTGTAGTATTATACAAGTAAGTACTTCGaactttacttcaaaatattcgCAGATaatagaaactaaaaatatgaACTGTCAAATATTACATTGCAAGTgtcgttaaatatttatttgtttaaccCTTTGTATTTATAGcacattaaaagttttaatagtaTTCTaagtaatttaatgaaaaaaaaaattgtttcaaaatgATATGATTATCATGTAATAGTTTTACgagttcaaaatatataaatatataaaattcaaaatataagattttgaatttttcactAAATGACGTCAAGAATTGTCAAAATGAGAGACAGTGGTTAAAATCTGCGCGGTTTTATACGATATATAAAACCgtagtcatttttttattactaaagcATTATATGCGCATTCCACTAAGCGAccgcaaaataatttttatagttcCACCTTGGCTTTCATCAAAATGTGGCGAGAATTGAAAAAAGaaacaactgtcaatgtcaaattgtgaagTTATCCCTCATTCGATTCGGCAAAAACGCAACGACAATTTTTTGCGGGCAGCGGGGCGGCAGCGCCGGTGGCGCGGGTGCGTGGCGGGCAACGCAGGCCCGTTCTCGTATCCAGCGGGACCTTTATGTACTTTTTGCCAGCGGGTTGGTCGCGTGGAAATATAGCGGCGTAGTGTTGTTCGTGATTGTGTCGGC includes:
- the LOC123668414 gene encoding arf-GAP with Rho-GAP domain, ANK repeat and PH domain-containing protein 2, with the protein product MDTPPVPKPRSAFLSNNDLKKPVPLPRTKAPVNHDRVSATNILRSLSSVSKQITEDVANKVSSSAKTANEKFEKSLFDGSKFAKGTLEKTINTSRAVRDSVTKSVIEGTKTAGLKLRMSKKTDNNEYVDNQRCTSMPAVDVSFFDNIQFHSPLLEQKRYRNDDDNPGQNKIIPLQLNSSHLDDLSLFSSNSDSNADTVSNFSHESKESEFTDASLNDINDGTYDTPKPSRANSFISVRSAPEMPERRKKTEIAIEVMRQNSLYENWTLPHPSPSSSKTITKVTPRPSKSTIYEFDPLTNSTSSTQKYEGTSNELLLLESFLIGDTYGTIVSTDNGSEEVEYDFGESDYFNPPTPPERFDSLLPEEALSRTGSSTTADHEKSTNWYDSETEVPTENELKAPNSMMQKFSYILKLDNVLYKSSKQAVQKVEVVQRPPLNKLPVPYYSGVLNKVVSGVVEDLFKNTQSRYCVLSDQKLTCYTDPTTSTIKETYFLDNIYCVQIVLPLSSSTTSNSYCFELTISNSIRNTPRKILFSCSSASERRNWAQKIAEHLINGFPTKYMAEYTRCGWCYLKEGVTCEWRGAWVMLIRRVLVYGSGGDDVRSVDLRKTRCVATQEADDITKQVCPSDGSPNLLLDCPHTTLYLRFPHERELKGWKYMVKLAAHNNGAYLHHQQLTKEDVPVVVDKCLSFIYAHGSLSEGIYRRAGGSLALSELLARFRRDAWSAQLAPGRHSEHDAAGALKRFFRDLPEPLVPREKHADLIAALDIKDKAARYTAYRAVMTSLPLIARNTARKLFAHLYFLHTMSHANKMNAENLASVWAPTIMPGALASNTLQTAWSAKEQYVIRDLIANYNDIWEPTEAEIRREASIRRVLLRVLSNTAPTPPKAAGDLKAWIYVHDRNTCHQVALTPNKTSSDVCIELCEKAKMDSHLLMLEEVICSESMRRVVHIDEIVLDVVLRWGYWDEEDRKDNYLLVKENKLLHELEGLRHTTSLVCGELRLANEIMKTFKLHMFEVNNSKLCYFKDKQGSHKIEEWQIKDILWYVGYEPKRNPQSRWAITFIPRNNKPKRSKDRPWFGCTIAGAVTEDQLKWMTALIFAEHKNILPTPRLVIT